In the genome of Quercus robur chromosome 3, dhQueRobu3.1, whole genome shotgun sequence, one region contains:
- the LOC126718138 gene encoding uncharacterized protein LOC126718138 — MTRRQHQDQQSKVLHELSALVLNILRSPPAPIPFSDDSPAPMTTTRSAAASASRRSSTEAAVAQITPAGFASLMLGISLALMLCGSVTFFVGFLLMPWVLGLIMVFYVAGIVSTISVLGRSLLCYATSPPTPRKDIPAWKLL, encoded by the exons atgacGAGAAGGCAACATCAAGATCAGCAATCTAAGGTTCTCCACGAGCTTTCAGCTCTGGTTCTTAATATTCTACGATCTCCGCCGGCGCCGATCCCGTTCTCCGATGACTCTCCGGCGCCGATGACCACGACCAGGTCGGCCGCGGCGTCGGCGTCGAGACGGTCGTCGACGGAGGCGGCGGTTGCGCAGATAACGCCGGCGGGGTTCGCGTCTTTGATGCTGGGGATATCGTTGGCTCTGATGCTGTGTGGATCGGTGACTTTCTTCGTTGGGTTTTTGTTGATGCCGTGGGTTCTGGGTTTGATCATGGTTTTCTATGTAGCTGGGATCGTCTCCACGATTTCTGTGTTGGGTCGCTCTCTTCTTTGTTACGCCACGTCACCACCCACGCCGAGAAAGGACATTCCtg CATGGAAACTTTTGTGA